Proteins co-encoded in one Marmota flaviventris isolate mMarFla1 chromosome 9, mMarFla1.hap1, whole genome shotgun sequence genomic window:
- the Nlrx1 gene encoding NLR family member X1, giving the protein MRWGCYLPRASWYSGLGRTSQPPDECLPFLTHWSWPLKGERPLGPLRAFIRHHGSSADSASPSGRHGQVFRSISAAEAIQRHRRNLAEWFIRLPREERQFGPTFALDTVHVDPVIRESTPDELLRPSAGLAQEHQPPPAGLPALALSQLFDPDACGRRVQTVVLYGTVGTGKSTLVRKMVLDWCYGRLPAFELLIPFSCEDLSSLGPTPTSLCQLVAQRYTPLKEVLPLMTTAGSRLLFVLHGLERLNLDFRLAGTGLCSDPEEPGAPAAIMVNLLRKYMLPEASILVTTRPSAIGRIPSKYVGRYGEICGFSDTNLQKLYFQLRLNQPDCGDGAGGAGVSATPAQRDNLVQMLSRNLEGHHQIAAACFLPSYCWLVCATLHFLHAPTPAGQTLTSIYTSFLRLNFSGETLESTDPSNLSLMAYAARTMGKLAYQGVSSRKTYFSEEDVRGCLEAGIKTEEEFQLLHVFRRDALRFFLAPCVEPGHLGTFVFTVPAMQEYLAALYIVLGLHKTTLQRVGKEVTEVVGRVGEDVSLVLGIVAKLLPLRILPLLFNLLKVVPRVFGRMVDKSREAVAQAMVLEMFREEDYYNDDVLDQMGASILGVEGPRRHPDEPPEDEVFELFPIFMGGLLSAHNRAVLAQLGCPIKNLDALENAQAIKKKLGKLGRQVLPPSELLDHLFFHYEFQNQRFSAEVLSSLRQLNLAGVRMTPLKCTVVAAVLGSGRHALDEVNLASCQLDPAGLRTLMPVFLRARKLGLQLNSLGPEACRDLRDLLLHDQCQITTLRLSNNPLTAAGVSLLMEGLVGNTSLTHLSLLHTGLGDEGLELLAAQLDRNQQLQELNVAYNGAGDTAALALAKAAWEHPSLELLHLYFNELSSEGRQVLRDLGGTAEGKARVVASLTEGTAVSEYWSVILNEVQRNLNSWDRARVRRHLELLLRDLEDSRGATLNPWRKAQLLRVEGEFRALLEQLEGPGS; this is encoded by the exons ATGAGGTGGGGCTGCTATTTACCCAGAGCCTCTTGGTACTCTGGTCTGGGAAGAACATCTCAGCCACCAG ATGAGTGTCTCCCCTTCCTGACCCACTGGAGTTGGCCCCTTAAAGGGGAGCGTCCCCTTGGACCCCTTAG GGCCTTTATACGCCACCATGGAAGCTCAGCGGACAGTGCTTCCCCATCAGGAAGGCATGGACAGGTGTTCCGGAGCATCTCTGCAGCTG AAGCTATCCAGCGGCACCGCAGGAATCTGGCCGAGTGGTTCATCCGGCTGCCCAGGGAGGAACGCCAGTTTGGTCCAACCTTTGCGCTAGACACAGTCCATGTTGACCCTGTGATTCGTGAGAGCACCCCTGATGAGCTGCTTCGCCCATCTGCAGGGCTGGCCCAGGAGCATCAGCCACCCCCAGCTGGGCTCCCTGCACTGGCCCTGTCTCAGCTCTTTGACCCGGATGCCTGTGGGCGCAGGGTGCAGACAGTAGTGCTTTATGGGACAGTGGGTACAGGCAAGAGCACATTGGTGCGCAAGATGGTCCTGGACTGGTGTTATGGGCGACTGCCAGCTTTTGAGTTACTCATCCCCTTCTCCTGTGAAGACCTGTCATCCCtgggccccacccccacctctttgTGCCAACTTGTGGCCCAGCGCTATACTCCCCTGAAGGAGGTTCTGCCCCTGATGACTACTGCTGGGTCCCGCCTGCTGTTTGTGCTCCATGGCTTAGAGCGACTCAACCTTGACTTCCGCTTGGCTGGTACGGGGCTTTGTAGTGATCCCGAGGAACCAGGGGCACCAGCTGCCATCATGGTCAACCTGCTGCGCAAATACATGCTGCCTGAG GCCAGCATTCTGGTGACAACCCGTCCCTCTGCCATTGGCCGCATCCCCAGCAAGTATGTGGGCCGATATGGCGAGATCTGCGGCTTCTCTGATACCAACCTGCAAAAGCTCTATTTCCAGCTCCGTCTCAACCAGCCAGACTGTGGGGATGGCGCTGGGGGTGCGGGTGTCTCAGCCACACCAGCTCAGCGGGACAACCTGGTACAGATGCTCTCCCGAAATCTGGAAGGGCACCACCAGATTGCCGCCGCCTGTTTCCTGCCCTCCTATTGCTGGCTTGTCTGTGCCACCTTGCACTTCCTGCACGCCCCCACACCTGCCGGCCAGACCCTCACAAGCATCTATACCAGTTTCCTGCGCCTCAATTTCAGTGGAGAAACGCTGGAGAGCACTGACCCCTCCAATTTGTCCCTGATGGCCTATGCAGCCCGAACCATGGGCAAGTTGGCCTATCAAGGGGTGTCCTCCCGCAAGACCTACTTCTCTGAAGAGGATGTCCGAGGCTGCCTGGAGGCTGGCATCAAGACGGAGGAGGAGTTTCAGCTGCTGCACGTCTTCCGTCGGGATGCCCTAAGGTTTTTTCTGGCCCCGTGTGTGGAGCCAGGCCACCTGGGCACATTCGTGTTCACCGTGCCTGCCATGCAGGAATACCTGGCCGCCCTCTACATTGTGCTGGGTTTACATAAGACGACCCTGCAGCGGGTGGGCAAGGAAGTGACTGAGGTCGTGGGCCGTGTGGGAGAGGACGTCAGCCTGGTACTAGGCATTGTAGCCAAGCTGCTGCCCCTGCGGATTCTGCCTCTGCTCTTCAACTTGCTCAAG GTGGTTCCACGAGTGTTTGGGCGCATGGTAGATAAAAGCCGGGAGGCAGTGGCCCAGGCCATGGTGCTAGAGATGTTCCGAGAGGAGGACTACTACAATGATGACGTTCTAGACCAGATGGGTGCCAGTATCCTGGGTGTGGAAGGCCCCCGGCGGCACCCCGATGAGCCCCCTGAGGATGAAGTCTTTGAGCTCTTCCCCATATTCATGGGGGGCCTCCTCTCTGCCCACAACCGTGCTGTGTTGGCTCAGCTTGGCTGCCCCATCAAGAACCTGGATGCCTTGGAGAATGCCCAGGCCATCAAGAAGAAGCTGGGTAAACTGGGCCGGCAGGTGCTGCCCCCGTCGGAGCTTCTTGACCACCTCTTCTTCCACTATGAGTTCCAGAACCAGCGCTTCTCTGCTGAAGTGCTCAGCTCCCTGCGCCAGCTCAACTTGGCAGGTGTACGTATGACACCTCTTAAGTGCACAGTGGTGGCAGCTGTACTGGGCAGTGGAAGACATGCTCTGGATGAGGTGAATTTAGCTTCCTGCCAGCTGGATCCTGCTGGGCTGCGCACTCTCATGCCCGTCTTTCTACGTGCTCGGAAGCTGGG CTTGCAGCTCAACAGCCTGGGCCCCGAGGCCTGCAGGGACCTCCGAGATCTGCTACTGCATGACCAGTGCCAAATTACCACCTTAAG GTTGTCCAACAACCCACTGACTGCAGCGGGTGTTAGCCTGCTGATGGAGGGCCTAGTAGGAAACACCTCGCTGACACACCTGTCCCTGCTGCACACGGGCCTTGGGGATGAGGGGCTGGAGCTGCTGGCTGCCCAGCTGGACCGCAATCAGCAGCTGCAGGAGCTGAATGTGGCCTACAATGGTGCTGGTGACACagcagccctggccctggccaaGGCTGCCTGGGAGCACCCTTCGCTGGAGCTACTGCA TCTCTACTTCAATGAACTCAGCTCAGAGGGCCGCCAGGTTCTTCGGGACCTGGGAGGCACTGCTGAAGGCAAGGCCCGGGTTGTGGCATCGCTGACAGAGGGGACAGCAGTGTCGGAGTACTGGTCAGTGATTCTCAATGAAGTCCAGCGGAACCTCAACAGCTGGGATCGGGCCCGGGTTCGGCGCCACCTTGAGCTTCTGCTGCGGGACCTCGAGGACAGCCGAGGTGCCACCCTTAATCCTTGGCGCAAGGCTCAGCTGCTGCGAGTGGAGGGCGAGTTCAGGGCCCTCCTGGAGCAGCTAGAAGGCCCTGGAAGCTGA
- the Nherf4 gene encoding Na(+)/H(+) exchange regulatory cofactor NHE-RF4 isoform X2, whose translation MEAAADLQDTASLTLKFKFNPKLGIDNPVLSLAEDHDCSDPWNLKRPRFCLLSKEEGRSFGFHLQQQLGRPGHVVCRVEPGSSAQRQGLREGDLILAVNSDVVEHEDHVVVVRHIRASGPRVLLTVLARHVYEVARVQQGNSGNLCPVLDSGVRPRLCHIVKDEGGFGFSVTHGAQGPFWLMLSVGGAAERAGVPHGARLLEVNGLSVEKFTHSQLNRKLLQSGEQVTLLVAGPEVEEQCRQLGMPLAAPLAEGWALPAKPRCLHLEKGPQGFGFLLREEKGLNGRLGQFLWEVDPGLPAEKAGMQAGDRLVAVAGESVEGLGHEETVSRIRAQGSCVSLIVVDREADRFFSMVRLSPLLFLECTEAAASSEDTGSAFLVETEDLPDEGTTIPPGPLGSCKRFLYPGPGGGYGFRLSCVASRPCLFVSQVTPGGSAARAGLQMGDVVLEVNGYPVDGNDGLQKLQQLAEAKPPLCLKLAARSQQSLEAWIPPGIRKDWTLASDLL comes from the exons ATGGAGGCAGCTGCAG ATCTTCAGGACACAGCCTCCTTAACTCT AAAGTTCAAATTTAACCCGAAGCTGGGCATTGACAATCCTGTTCTCTCCCTGGCGGAAGACCATGACTGCTCTG ATCCATGGAACCTGAAGAGGCCTCGCTTCTGTTTGCTGAGCAAAGAGGAGGGCAGGAGTTTTGGTTTCCACCTGCAGCAGCAGTTGGGCAGGCCTGGGCATGTGGTGTGCAGGGTGGAGCCGGGCTCTTCTGCCCAGCGCCAGGGTCTCCGGGAAGGAGACCTGATCTTGGCGGTGAACAGTGATGTCGTGGAACATGAGGACCATGTGGTG GTGGTGCGCCACATCCGGGCCAGTGGTCCCCGGGTTCTGCTGACAGTCTTGGCGAGGCATGTTTATGAAGTGGCCCGAGTTCAGCAAGGGAACAGTGGCAACCTCTGTCCTGTTCTAGACTCAGGGGTCCGGCCCCGGCTGTGCCACATAGTAAAAGATGAAGGTGGCTTTGGCTTCAGTGTCACCCATG gagctcagggtcCTTTCTGGTTGATGCTAAGTGTGGGAGGAGCCGCGGAGCGGGCAGGGGTGCCCCATGGGGCTCGGCTGCTTGAGGTGAATGGGCTCAGTGTGGAGAAGTTTACTCACAGCCAACTCAACAGGAAG CTTTTGCAGAGTGGAGAGCAGGTGACCCTGCTGGTGGCAGGGCCAGAAGTGGAGGAACAGTGTCGCCAGCTAGGAATGCCCCTAGCTGCACCCCTGGCAGAGGGCTGGGCACTGCCTGCCAAGCCTCGATGTCTGCACCTAGAGAAAGGGCCCCAGGGCTTCGGGTTCCTTCTGCGGGAGGAGAAGGGCCTCAATGGTCGCCTTG GACAGTTCCTGTGGGAGGTGGACCCAGGACTACCAGCTGAGAAGGCCGGGATGCAGGCTGGGGACCGGTTGGTGGCTGTGGCTGGGGAGAGCGTGGAGGGGCTGGGCCATGAGGAGACAGTGTCCAGGATCCGGGCGCAGGGTTCTTGTGTTTCCCTCATTGTCGTCGACCGTGAGGCTGACCGCTTCTTCAGCATG GTTCGCCTGTCCCCACTCCTCTTCTTGGAGTGCACAGAAGCTGCTGCCTCCTCCGAAGACACTGGCTCAGCTTTTCTGGTTGAGACCGAGGACCTACCAGATGAAGGCACAACCATACCTCCTGGTCCTCTCGGCTCCTGCAAGCGCTTCCTGTACCCTGGGCCTGGTGGCGGCTATGGTTTCCGACTCAGCTGTGTGGCCAGTCGGCCTTGTCTTTTTGTCTCCCAG GTGACCCCAGGAGGTTCAGCTGCCCGGGCAGGGCTGCAAATGGGAGATGTGGTTCTGGAGGTGAACGGGTATCCTGTGGATGGAAATGATGGCTTGCAAAAGCTTCAGCAGCTGGCCGAGGCCAAGCCACCCCTCTGCCTAAAGCTGGCAGCCAGGTCTCAACAGAGCTTGGAAGCCTGGATTCCCCCAGGGATTAGAAAG GACTGGACTCTGGCCTCAGATCTGCTATAG
- the Nherf4 gene encoding Na(+)/H(+) exchange regulatory cofactor NHE-RF4 isoform X1 yields MCLSSYTLLCPVDLQDTASLTLKFKFNPKLGIDNPVLSLAEDHDCSDPWNLKRPRFCLLSKEEGRSFGFHLQQQLGRPGHVVCRVEPGSSAQRQGLREGDLILAVNSDVVEHEDHVVVVRHIRASGPRVLLTVLARHVYEVARVQQGNSGNLCPVLDSGVRPRLCHIVKDEGGFGFSVTHGAQGPFWLMLSVGGAAERAGVPHGARLLEVNGLSVEKFTHSQLNRKLLQSGEQVTLLVAGPEVEEQCRQLGMPLAAPLAEGWALPAKPRCLHLEKGPQGFGFLLREEKGLNGRLGQFLWEVDPGLPAEKAGMQAGDRLVAVAGESVEGLGHEETVSRIRAQGSCVSLIVVDREADRFFSMVRLSPLLFLECTEAAASSEDTGSAFLVETEDLPDEGTTIPPGPLGSCKRFLYPGPGGGYGFRLSCVASRPCLFVSQVTPGGSAARAGLQMGDVVLEVNGYPVDGNDGLQKLQQLAEAKPPLCLKLAARSQQSLEAWIPPGIRKDWTLASDLL; encoded by the exons ATGTGCCTCTCCTCTTACACACTTCTTTGTCCAGTAGATCTTCAGGACACAGCCTCCTTAACTCT AAAGTTCAAATTTAACCCGAAGCTGGGCATTGACAATCCTGTTCTCTCCCTGGCGGAAGACCATGACTGCTCTG ATCCATGGAACCTGAAGAGGCCTCGCTTCTGTTTGCTGAGCAAAGAGGAGGGCAGGAGTTTTGGTTTCCACCTGCAGCAGCAGTTGGGCAGGCCTGGGCATGTGGTGTGCAGGGTGGAGCCGGGCTCTTCTGCCCAGCGCCAGGGTCTCCGGGAAGGAGACCTGATCTTGGCGGTGAACAGTGATGTCGTGGAACATGAGGACCATGTGGTG GTGGTGCGCCACATCCGGGCCAGTGGTCCCCGGGTTCTGCTGACAGTCTTGGCGAGGCATGTTTATGAAGTGGCCCGAGTTCAGCAAGGGAACAGTGGCAACCTCTGTCCTGTTCTAGACTCAGGGGTCCGGCCCCGGCTGTGCCACATAGTAAAAGATGAAGGTGGCTTTGGCTTCAGTGTCACCCATG gagctcagggtcCTTTCTGGTTGATGCTAAGTGTGGGAGGAGCCGCGGAGCGGGCAGGGGTGCCCCATGGGGCTCGGCTGCTTGAGGTGAATGGGCTCAGTGTGGAGAAGTTTACTCACAGCCAACTCAACAGGAAG CTTTTGCAGAGTGGAGAGCAGGTGACCCTGCTGGTGGCAGGGCCAGAAGTGGAGGAACAGTGTCGCCAGCTAGGAATGCCCCTAGCTGCACCCCTGGCAGAGGGCTGGGCACTGCCTGCCAAGCCTCGATGTCTGCACCTAGAGAAAGGGCCCCAGGGCTTCGGGTTCCTTCTGCGGGAGGAGAAGGGCCTCAATGGTCGCCTTG GACAGTTCCTGTGGGAGGTGGACCCAGGACTACCAGCTGAGAAGGCCGGGATGCAGGCTGGGGACCGGTTGGTGGCTGTGGCTGGGGAGAGCGTGGAGGGGCTGGGCCATGAGGAGACAGTGTCCAGGATCCGGGCGCAGGGTTCTTGTGTTTCCCTCATTGTCGTCGACCGTGAGGCTGACCGCTTCTTCAGCATG GTTCGCCTGTCCCCACTCCTCTTCTTGGAGTGCACAGAAGCTGCTGCCTCCTCCGAAGACACTGGCTCAGCTTTTCTGGTTGAGACCGAGGACCTACCAGATGAAGGCACAACCATACCTCCTGGTCCTCTCGGCTCCTGCAAGCGCTTCCTGTACCCTGGGCCTGGTGGCGGCTATGGTTTCCGACTCAGCTGTGTGGCCAGTCGGCCTTGTCTTTTTGTCTCCCAG GTGACCCCAGGAGGTTCAGCTGCCCGGGCAGGGCTGCAAATGGGAGATGTGGTTCTGGAGGTGAACGGGTATCCTGTGGATGGAAATGATGGCTTGCAAAAGCTTCAGCAGCTGGCCGAGGCCAAGCCACCCCTCTGCCTAAAGCTGGCAGCCAGGTCTCAACAGAGCTTGGAAGCCTGGATTCCCCCAGGGATTAGAAAG GACTGGACTCTGGCCTCAGATCTGCTATAG
- the Drc12 gene encoding dynein regulatory complex protein 12 isoform X1 — translation MPPKTKEKGRKSGTQKKKKNLSVDVEAEAKHRLMVLEKELLLNHLALRRDESRRAKASEELLKQKLQGLEAELKEARSEEKAIYAEMSRQHQALKEKLETRSHQLEEEVRGLREQLEMCQKEAKAEREEAEQALRERDQTLTQLRAQVVDMEAKYQEILHGSLDQLLAKLRAVKPHWDGAVLRLHAKHKEQLRQFGLNPLDL, via the exons ATGCCACCTAAGACCAAAGAAAAAGGTAGGAAATCTGggacacagaagaagaaaaagaacttgaGTGTTG ATGTGGAGGCCGAGGCCAAGCACAGGCTGATGGTGCTGGAGAAGGAGCTGCTCCTGAACCACTTGG CTCTGCGGAGGGATGAGTCCCGTAGAGCCAAGGCTTCCGAAGAGCTGCTGAAGCAGAAGTTGCAAGGGTTAGAGGCAGAACTCAAAGAGGCCCGAAGTGAAGAGAAGGCTATATATGCAG AGATGAGCCGCCAGCACCAGGCCCTGAAGGAGAAGTTGGAAACCCGCAGCCATCAGCTGGAAGAGGAAGTAAGGGGTCTTCGGGAGCAGCTAG AAATGTGCCAGAAGGAGGCTAAGGCTGAAAGGGAAGAGGCTGAGCAAGCCCTCAGAGAGCGGGACCAGACCCTGACTCAGCTTAGGGCCCAGGTGGTGGACATGGAGGCCAAGTACCAGGAAATCTTACAT GGCAGCCTGGACCAGCTCTTGGCCAAACTGAGAGCTGTTAAGCCTCACTGGGATGGGGCCGTGCTGAGACTCCATGCCAAGCACAAGGAGCAGCTGCGTCAATTTGGCCTCAACCCTCTGGATCTTTGA
- the Drc12 gene encoding dynein regulatory complex protein 12 isoform X2, with the protein MPPKTKEKGRKSGTQKKKKNLSVDVEAEAKHRLMVLEKELLLNHLALRRDESRRAKASEELLKQKLQGLEAELKEARSEEKAIYAEMCQKEAKAEREEAEQALRERDQTLTQLRAQVVDMEAKYQEILHGSLDQLLAKLRAVKPHWDGAVLRLHAKHKEQLRQFGLNPLDL; encoded by the exons ATGCCACCTAAGACCAAAGAAAAAGGTAGGAAATCTGggacacagaagaagaaaaagaacttgaGTGTTG ATGTGGAGGCCGAGGCCAAGCACAGGCTGATGGTGCTGGAGAAGGAGCTGCTCCTGAACCACTTGG CTCTGCGGAGGGATGAGTCCCGTAGAGCCAAGGCTTCCGAAGAGCTGCTGAAGCAGAAGTTGCAAGGGTTAGAGGCAGAACTCAAAGAGGCCCGAAGTGAAGAGAAGGCTATATATGCAG AAATGTGCCAGAAGGAGGCTAAGGCTGAAAGGGAAGAGGCTGAGCAAGCCCTCAGAGAGCGGGACCAGACCCTGACTCAGCTTAGGGCCCAGGTGGTGGACATGGAGGCCAAGTACCAGGAAATCTTACAT GGCAGCCTGGACCAGCTCTTGGCCAAACTGAGAGCTGTTAAGCCTCACTGGGATGGGGCCGTGCTGAGACTCCATGCCAAGCACAAGGAGCAGCTGCGTCAATTTGGCCTCAACCCTCTGGATCTTTGA